In one Magallana gigas chromosome 9, xbMagGiga1.1, whole genome shotgun sequence genomic region, the following are encoded:
- the LOC105336560 gene encoding beta-1,3-galactosyl-O-glycosyl-glycoprotein beta-1,6-N-acetylglucosaminyltransferase has translation MNLKDLQLTNKTMWIFYVLLGICIIMFTMLMNNSCSEKRNGIQSVITWTSQNATDEPEKGATKDRFLRRIIKVFDNGPRFDYSFSPLYQNKSSKIIERNTRHQNFDTDRHLSNVDCSSLFQQNLKEIERVRNLNTTSKSPTFCNQTIECNSFILSRGYIMDSLTDEERDFPIAYSILVYESPEQFEILLRAIYRPQNAYCVHVDRKTTENVFNEFSCIAQCFPNVKLASKRIEVEWGKIGIVLAELSCMKDLLSFSKWKYFINLTGREFPLRTNYELVKILKIYNGSNDGEGTIKRANKDRWKIGEKPPHNIHPVKGSVHVTLNRKFVEYLVNNSVAADFLTWVNRTKIPDETYFATLIHNPNLGIPGSFKGDLETDYGVQKPFLSRFKNWETSPNSLPCNGKYVRTICIFGVGDLPLLARRPEFFANKFHLDYQRESLLCMDELIFNRTRDEYYQRLHFDTEYYKNLKHIRNIV, from the exons atgaatttgaaGGATTTGCAacttacaaacaaaacaatgtgGATATTTTATGTGCTAttaggtatctgtattatcATGTTCACAATGTTGATGAACAATTCTTGCTCAGAAAAAAGAAACGGAATTCAATCGGTTATTACTTGGACGAGCCAAAACGCTACAGACGAACCGGAGAAAGGTGCAACTAAAGATCGATTTTTGCGAAGGATAATCAAGGTTTTCGATAATGGACCACGATTTGATTATTCCTTTTCACCTTTGTATCAAAACAAGTCATCAAAAATCATCGAAAGAAATACTCGACATCAAAACTTTGACACAGACAGACATTTATCAAATGTGGATTGTAGTTCGctgtttcaacaaaatttgaaagaaattgagAGAGTTCGTAACCTGAATACTACAAGCAAATCACCTACGTTTTGCAATCAAACAATCGAGTGTAACAGTTTCATTTTATCAAGAGGATATATAATGGATTCTTTAACCGACGAGGAAAGAGATTTCCCAATTGCATATAGTATTCTTGTTTACGAAAGTCCAGAACAATTTGAAATTCTTCTGAGAGCCATATACCGCCCACAAAATGCTTACTGTGTTCACGTTGACAGAAAAACCACCGAAAACGTGTTTAATGAATTCTCATGCATTGCACAATGCTTTCCAAATGTGAAGTTGGCATCTAAAAGAATTGAGGTGGAATGGGGGAAAATAGGAATAGTACTAGCGGAACTCTCGTGCATGAAAgatcttttatcattttcaaaatggaaATATTTCATTAACTTAACTGGTCGGGAGTTTCCACTGCGAACAAATTATGAAttagtgaaaattttaaaaatttataatggtTCCAACGATGGGGAAGGCACAATCAAAAG gGCTAACAAAGACAGATGGAAAATTGGAGAAAAGCCTCCCCATAATATTCATCCAGTAAAGGGATCAGTTCACGTCACACTTAATAGAAAGTTTGTGGAATACCTCGTCAACAATAGTGTAGCTGCTGATTTTCTAACTTGGGTAAACAGAACAAAAATTCCAGATGAGACATACTTCGCCACACTAATTCACAATCCTAATCTTGGAATTCCAGGAAGTTTTAAAG GAGATCTGGAAACAGATTATGGTGTACAAAAACCTTTTCTATCTCGGTTTAAAAACTGGGAAACCTCACCCAACTCTTTACCATGTAATGGTAAATACGTTAGAACGATCTGTATTTTTGGAGTTGGAGATCTCCCTCTTCTTGCTCGTCGACCTGAGTTCTTTGCCAATAAATTTCATCTCGATTACCAAAGAGAATCTTTACTTTGTATGGATGAACTTATTTTTAACAGGACAAGGGATGAATATTACCAACGACTGCATTTTGATACAGAGtattataaaaacttaaaacataTCCGAAACATTGTATAA